A window of the Streptomyces sp. NBC_01351 genome harbors these coding sequences:
- the nuoN gene encoding NADH-quinone oxidoreductase subunit NuoN — MTAAHSLWTLAAAAPVPVDRIPTPKIEYAQLAPTLIVVGAAIIGVLVEAFVPRKSRYYVQVFLAVAALASAFAAVVGLAAGGYGSTKAHVAAMGAIAVDGPALFLQGTILLASVVAIFTFAERRLDPAAHGNRVDSFAAQAASVPGSESEKAAIKAGFTTTEVFPLALFAVAGMLIFPAANDLLTLFIALEVFSLPLYLLCAVARRQRLMSQEAAVKYFLLGAFSSAFLLFGIALVYGYAGSVSYAAIADVVDGTVAKIDPALASTMGNDALLLIGGALILTGLLFKVGAVPFHMWTPDVYQGAPTPVTGFMAAATKVAAFGALLRLLYVVLPGLRWDWRPVMWAVAIVTMLAGAVIAVTQTDVKRLLAYSSIAHAGFILAGVIATSAEGVQSVLFYLGAYSFVTIGAFAVVTLVRDAGGEATHLSKWAGLGRRSPLTAAVFAVFLLAFAGIPLTSGFAGKFAVFKAAAESGAGALVVVGVISSAIAAFFYIRVIVLMFFSEPKADGPTVAVPSPLTMTTIAVGVAVTLVLGLAPQYFLDLAGQASTFVR; from the coding sequence ATGACTGCTGCCCACAGCCTGTGGACACTGGCGGCCGCGGCACCGGTCCCGGTCGACCGGATCCCGACACCGAAGATCGAGTACGCCCAGCTCGCGCCCACGCTCATCGTGGTGGGCGCGGCGATCATCGGAGTCCTCGTCGAGGCCTTCGTACCGCGCAAGTCCCGTTACTACGTCCAGGTGTTCCTCGCCGTCGCCGCGCTCGCCTCCGCCTTCGCGGCGGTCGTCGGCCTCGCGGCCGGCGGGTACGGGTCCACCAAGGCGCACGTCGCCGCGATGGGCGCGATCGCCGTGGACGGCCCGGCACTGTTCCTGCAGGGCACCATCCTGCTGGCCTCGGTCGTCGCGATCTTCACCTTCGCGGAGCGGCGCCTGGACCCGGCCGCGCACGGCAACCGGGTGGACTCCTTCGCCGCGCAGGCGGCGTCCGTACCGGGCAGCGAGAGCGAGAAGGCCGCGATCAAGGCGGGCTTCACCACCACCGAGGTGTTCCCGCTGGCCCTGTTCGCGGTCGCCGGGATGCTGATCTTCCCCGCGGCGAACGACCTGCTGACGCTCTTCATCGCGCTGGAGGTCTTCTCCCTCCCGCTGTACCTGCTCTGCGCCGTCGCCCGCCGCCAGCGGCTGATGTCGCAGGAGGCCGCGGTGAAGTACTTCCTGCTGGGTGCCTTCTCCTCCGCCTTCCTGCTCTTCGGCATCGCGCTGGTCTACGGCTACGCGGGCTCCGTCTCCTACGCGGCCATCGCCGACGTGGTCGACGGCACGGTCGCGAAGATCGACCCGGCGCTGGCCTCCACCATGGGCAACGACGCGCTGCTGCTGATCGGCGGCGCGCTGATTCTCACGGGCCTGCTCTTCAAGGTCGGCGCGGTCCCCTTCCACATGTGGACCCCGGACGTATACCAAGGCGCCCCGACCCCGGTCACCGGCTTCATGGCGGCGGCGACGAAGGTGGCCGCCTTCGGTGCACTGCTTCGTCTCCTCTACGTCGTCCTGCCCGGCCTGCGGTGGGACTGGCGGCCGGTGATGTGGGCGGTGGCCATCGTCACGATGCTGGCGGGCGCGGTGATCGCCGTGACCCAGACCGACGTCAAGCGGCTCCTCGCCTACTCCTCGATCGCGCACGCGGGCTTCATCCTGGCCGGCGTGATCGCGACCTCGGCGGAGGGCGTCCAGTCCGTCCTCTTCTACCTGGGCGCGTACTCCTTCGTGACGATCGGCGCCTTCGCGGTGGTCACGCTGGTGCGCGACGCGGGCGGCGAGGCCACGCACCTGTCGAAGTGGGCGGGCCTGGGCCGTCGTTCGCCGCTGACGGCGGCGGTGTTCGCGGTCTTCCTGCTGGCCTTCGCCGGCATCCCGCTGACCTCGGGCTTCGCCGGCAAGTTCGCCGTCTTCAAGGCGGCGGCGGAGAGCGGCGCGGGAGCGCTGGTCGTGGTCGGTGTCATCTCGTCCGCGATCGCCGCGTTCTTCTACATCAGGGTGATCGTCCTGATGTTCTTCAGCGAGCCGAAGGCGGACGGCCCGACGGTGGCCGTGCCCTCGCCGCTGACGATGACCACCATCGCGGTGGGCGTCGCCGTCACCCTGGTGCTGGGCCTGGCGCCGCAGTACTTCCTGGACCTGGCGGGGCAGGCGAGCACGTTCGTCCGCTGA
- the nuoL gene encoding NADH-quinone oxidoreductase subunit L: protein MENLIALLVAAPLLGAAVLLCGGRRLDKYGHWIGTALAAASFGIGAVLFADMLGRGADDRTLNQHLWSWIPVEGFQADIAFQLDQLSMTFVLLISGVGTLIHVYSIGYMEHDERRRRFFGYLNLFVAAMLLLVIADNYLLLYFGWEGVGLASYLLIGFWQHKPSAATAAKKAFLVNRVGDMGLSIAIMVMFTTFGTFAFGPVLGAVGETSEGTLTAIGLMLLLAACGKSAQVPLQSWLGDAMEGPTPVSALIHAATMVTAGVYLIVRSGAIFNGAPDAQLVVTIVGAVTLLFGAIVGCAKDDIKKALAGSTMSQIGYMILAAGLGPIGYVFAIMHLVTHGFFKAGLFLGAGSVMHGMNDEVDMRKYGALRKYMPVTFVTFGLGYLAIIGFPGLSGFFSKDMIIEAAFAKGGTQGWILGGVTLLGAGITAFYMTRVMLLTFFGEKRWQPDEKGELPHPHESPKSMTIPMIILAFGSVFAGAFFEIGDRFLNWLEPVTGYAHGHPPVSAMTVTLATMVVLVVGVGIAWAMYGRKPVPVLAPRGSLLTRAARRDLLQDDFNHVVLVRGGEHLTRSLVYVDHSLVDGVVNGTAASVGGLSGRLRKLQNGYARSYAVSMFGGTAILIAATLLMRAV from the coding sequence GTGGAGAATCTGATTGCGCTGCTGGTGGCGGCGCCCCTGCTCGGAGCGGCGGTGCTGCTGTGCGGCGGCCGGCGCCTCGACAAGTACGGCCACTGGATCGGCACCGCCCTCGCGGCCGCCTCCTTCGGGATCGGCGCCGTCCTGTTCGCGGACATGCTGGGGCGGGGCGCCGATGACCGGACCCTGAACCAGCACCTGTGGAGCTGGATCCCGGTCGAGGGCTTCCAGGCGGACATCGCCTTCCAGCTCGACCAGCTGTCGATGACCTTCGTCCTGCTGATCTCCGGGGTGGGCACGCTCATCCACGTGTACTCGATCGGGTACATGGAGCACGACGAGCGCCGCCGCCGTTTCTTCGGCTACCTCAACCTCTTCGTCGCGGCGATGCTGCTGCTCGTCATCGCCGACAACTACCTGCTGCTGTACTTCGGCTGGGAGGGCGTGGGCCTCGCCTCGTACCTCCTGATCGGCTTCTGGCAGCACAAGCCCAGCGCGGCCACCGCCGCGAAGAAGGCCTTCCTGGTCAACCGGGTCGGCGACATGGGCCTGTCGATCGCGATCATGGTGATGTTCACGACGTTCGGCACCTTCGCCTTCGGGCCGGTGCTCGGCGCGGTCGGCGAGACCTCCGAGGGCACGCTCACGGCGATCGGCCTGATGCTGCTGCTGGCCGCGTGCGGCAAGTCCGCCCAGGTGCCGCTGCAGTCCTGGCTCGGTGACGCGATGGAGGGCCCGACCCCGGTCTCGGCCCTGATCCACGCCGCCACCATGGTGACGGCCGGCGTCTACCTGATCGTCCGCTCGGGCGCCATCTTCAACGGCGCGCCGGACGCACAGCTCGTCGTCACCATCGTGGGCGCGGTCACGCTGCTCTTCGGTGCGATCGTCGGTTGCGCGAAGGACGACATCAAGAAGGCCCTGGCCGGTTCGACGATGTCGCAGATCGGCTACATGATCCTCGCCGCGGGCCTCGGCCCCATCGGCTACGTCTTCGCGATCATGCACCTGGTCACGCACGGCTTCTTCAAGGCGGGTCTCTTCCTCGGCGCCGGTTCCGTGATGCACGGGATGAACGACGAGGTCGACATGCGCAAGTACGGGGCCCTGCGGAAGTACATGCCGGTCACCTTCGTGACCTTCGGGCTCGGCTACCTGGCCATCATCGGCTTCCCCGGTCTGTCCGGCTTCTTCTCCAAGGACATGATCATCGAGGCGGCCTTCGCCAAGGGCGGCACCCAGGGCTGGATCCTGGGCGGAGTCACCCTGCTGGGCGCCGGCATCACCGCCTTCTACATGACCCGGGTCATGCTCCTCACCTTCTTCGGCGAGAAGCGCTGGCAGCCGGACGAGAAGGGCGAGCTGCCGCACCCGCACGAGTCCCCGAAGTCCATGACCATCCCGATGATCATCCTGGCCTTTGGGTCGGTGTTCGCGGGCGCCTTCTTCGAGATCGGCGACCGCTTCCTGAACTGGCTGGAGCCCGTCACCGGGTACGCCCACGGCCACCCGCCGGTCAGCGCCATGACGGTGACGCTGGCCACCATGGTGGTCCTGGTCGTCGGCGTCGGCATCGCCTGGGCGATGTACGGCCGCAAGCCCGTCCCGGTCCTCGCCCCGCGCGGCTCGCTCCTCACCCGGGCGGCCCGACGGGACCTGCTCCAGGACGACTTCAACCACGTCGTGCTCGTCCGCGGCGGGGAGCACCTGACCCGCTCGCTCGTGTACGTGGACCACAGCCTGGTCGACGGGGTGGTCAACGGGACGGCCGCCTCGGTCGGCGGACTGTCGGGCCGGCTGCGCAAGCTCCAGAACGGCTACGCCCGCAGCTACGCGGTCTCGATGTTCGGGGGCACGGCGATCCTCATCGCCGCGACCCTGCTGATGAGGGCGGTGTGA
- a CDS encoding NADH-quinone oxidoreductase subunit M, translated as MNFPLLTATAAVPAVGAILTAAVPAARRTAAKWLALFFSLATLALAVLVAVRFEPGGDRYQLTESHAWIPDFGVRYELGVDGIGVALIALTAVLMPFIILAGWHDADPLETKSQRWRPTQGFFALILLVEAMVIISFEATDVFLFYIFFEAMLIPMYFLIGGFGDRATSSRSAAAAAGGSDENAATQRSYAAVKFLLYNLAGGLIMLAAVIGLYVVAGNFSLQEIAAARAAGTLDMATNTERLLFLGFFFAFAVKAPLWPLHTWLPNAMGEATAPVAVLITAVVDKVGTFAMLRFCLGLFPEASKWATPVILVLALISIVYGALVAVGQRDIKRLVAYASISHFGFIILGIFAMTSQGQSGATLYMVNHGISTAALMLVAGFLISRRGSRLIADYGGVQKVAPVLAGTFLIGGLATLSLPGLAPFVSEFLVLVGTYARYPVVGIIATIGIVLAALYTLVLYQRTMTGPVKEEVRTMPDLRLREVLVVAPLIALLIGLGVYPKVLTDIVNPAVEHTMSDVKLTDPAPEVEAAK; from the coding sequence ATGAACTTCCCGCTTCTGACCGCGACGGCCGCGGTCCCCGCGGTCGGCGCGATCCTGACGGCGGCCGTCCCGGCCGCCCGCAGGACCGCGGCCAAGTGGCTCGCGCTGTTCTTCTCGCTGGCGACCCTGGCCCTGGCCGTGCTCGTCGCGGTCCGTTTCGAGCCCGGTGGCGATCGCTACCAGCTCACCGAATCCCACGCCTGGATCCCCGACTTCGGCGTCCGCTACGAACTGGGCGTGGACGGCATCGGGGTGGCGCTCATCGCGCTCACCGCCGTGCTGATGCCGTTCATCATTCTGGCCGGGTGGCACGATGCCGACCCGTTGGAGACCAAGAGTCAGCGCTGGCGGCCGACCCAGGGCTTCTTCGCCCTGATCCTGCTGGTCGAGGCGATGGTGATCATCTCCTTCGAGGCCACCGACGTCTTCCTCTTCTACATCTTCTTCGAAGCCATGCTCATCCCGATGTACTTCCTCATCGGCGGCTTCGGAGACCGGGCAACGTCCTCCCGATCAGCCGCTGCCGCGGCGGGCGGGTCCGATGAGAACGCGGCCACGCAGCGCTCGTACGCGGCGGTCAAGTTCCTCCTCTACAACCTGGCCGGCGGCCTGATCATGCTGGCCGCCGTCATCGGGCTGTACGTGGTCGCCGGGAACTTCTCCCTCCAGGAGATCGCCGCCGCCCGCGCCGCGGGCACGCTCGACATGGCGACCAACACCGAGCGGCTGCTGTTCCTCGGCTTCTTCTTCGCCTTCGCGGTGAAAGCCCCGCTGTGGCCGCTGCACACCTGGCTGCCGAACGCGATGGGCGAGGCCACGGCCCCGGTCGCCGTACTGATCACCGCGGTCGTCGACAAGGTCGGCACCTTCGCGATGCTCCGCTTCTGCCTCGGGCTCTTCCCCGAGGCCAGCAAGTGGGCCACGCCCGTGATCCTCGTACTGGCCCTGATCAGCATCGTCTACGGCGCACTGGTCGCGGTCGGGCAGCGGGACATCAAGCGGCTGGTCGCCTACGCCTCCATCTCGCACTTCGGCTTCATCATCCTGGGCATCTTCGCGATGACCTCCCAGGGCCAGTCCGGTGCGACGCTCTACATGGTCAACCACGGGATCTCGACGGCGGCGCTGATGCTGGTGGCCGGCTTCCTGATCTCGCGGCGCGGCTCGCGGCTCATCGCCGACTACGGCGGCGTCCAGAAGGTGGCGCCGGTCCTCGCCGGCACCTTCCTGATCGGCGGCCTCGCCACCCTCTCGCTGCCGGGCCTCGCACCCTTCGTCAGCGAATTCCTGGTCCTGGTCGGCACGTACGCCCGGTACCCGGTCGTCGGCATCATCGCCACCATCGGCATCGTGCTGGCCGCGCTCTACACGCTGGTCCTCTACCAGCGCACCATGACCGGCCCCGTGAAGGAGGAGGTCCGCACCATGCCGGACCTGCGCCTGCGGGAGGTGCTGGTGGTGGCCCCGCTGATCGCGCTGCTGATCGGGCTGGGCGTCTACCCGAAGGTGCTCACCGACATCGTCAACCCGGCGGTGGAGCACACCATGTCCGACGTGAAGTTGACGGACCCTGCTCCTGAAGTGGAGGCGGCGAAGTGA
- the nuoK gene encoding NADH-quinone oxidoreductase subunit NuoK, with translation MNPVNYLYLAALLFTIGAAGVLIRKNAIVLFMCVELMLNACNLAFVAFSRMHGNLDGQIIAFFTMVVAAAEVVVGLAIIVSLFRTRHSASVDDASLMKL, from the coding sequence GTGAATCCGGTCAACTACCTGTACCTGGCGGCCCTGCTGTTCACGATCGGCGCGGCCGGCGTGCTGATCCGCAAGAACGCGATCGTGCTGTTCATGTGCGTCGAGCTGATGCTCAACGCCTGCAACCTCGCCTTCGTCGCCTTCTCCCGGATGCACGGCAACCTCGACGGCCAGATCATCGCGTTCTTCACGATGGTCGTCGCCGCCGCGGAGGTCGTGGTCGGCCTGGCGATCATCGTGTCGCTGTTCCGTACGCGCCACTCGGCCTCGGTCGACGACGCCAGCCTGATGAAGCTGTAA
- a CDS encoding NADH-quinone oxidoreductase subunit J, protein MSAIAASVTSTGEAVQFWVLGTVAVIGALATILMKKAVHSALSLAGTMIILAVFYLANGAYFLGVVQVVVYTGAIMMLFLFVVMLVGVTAADSLKESIKGQRWMAVLCGLGFGTLLIAGIGHAKLTHFNGLGRINSAGHVEGLAQLIFTKYVFAFELTGALLITAAVGAMVLTHRERTERAATQRELAEKRVRDGVQLPPLPAPGVYARHNAVDIAGLLPDGTPSELTVSKTLRARGQIRDVSTQALDDLKALEQSSAERLGRDSREEASK, encoded by the coding sequence ATGAGCGCCATCGCAGCCTCCGTGACCTCCACGGGCGAGGCCGTCCAGTTCTGGGTCCTCGGCACGGTCGCCGTCATCGGCGCGCTGGCCACGATCCTGATGAAGAAGGCCGTGCACAGCGCACTCAGCCTCGCCGGGACGATGATCATCCTGGCGGTCTTCTACCTCGCCAACGGGGCGTACTTCCTCGGTGTCGTCCAGGTCGTCGTCTACACCGGCGCGATCATGATGCTCTTCCTCTTCGTGGTCATGCTCGTCGGCGTCACCGCCGCCGACTCCCTGAAGGAGAGCATCAAGGGCCAGCGCTGGATGGCCGTCCTGTGCGGACTCGGCTTCGGCACCCTGCTGATCGCCGGCATCGGCCACGCCAAGCTCACCCACTTCAACGGGCTCGGCCGGATCAACTCCGCCGGGCACGTCGAGGGCCTGGCCCAGCTGATCTTCACCAAGTACGTCTTCGCCTTCGAGCTCACCGGCGCGCTGCTGATCACCGCGGCCGTCGGCGCGATGGTGCTCACCCACCGCGAGCGCACCGAGCGGGCCGCCACCCAGCGCGAGCTCGCCGAGAAGCGCGTGCGCGACGGCGTCCAGCTCCCGCCGCTGCCCGCGCCCGGCGTCTACGCCCGGCACAACGCGGTGGACATCGCCGGTCTGCTGCCGGACGGCACCCCGTCCGAGCTGACGGTGAGCAAGACGCTGCGTGCCCGCGGCCAGATCCGGGACGTCTCCACCCAGGCGCTCGACGACCTCAAGGCGCTGGAGCAGAGCTCCGCGGAGCGCCTCGGCCGTGACTCGCGTGAGGAGGCCTCGAAGTGA